The DNA region TAACCAAAAACCAACATGGATAAGAAAAGTCAGATGGTCTTTACAGCTTTCtccgaaagaaaaaaaccaaatagtacaaaaataatattaaaaatccTTGAAATGACAGTTTCAGCAACCGAAATCACCGCTTTTAATTTGAACGCATATAAATAACCAACGGAAACAAACTTAATTACAAACCATACCTCAGAAACACAAGTAGACATTCTCATGAAATTTTTTCCTCTTGCCACCCACTGAATTACTGAAACATCACCACCCCTGGTTAAGTAAAGATAAACgagttagtttttaaaaaatctaaggAAAGCACATATCAAGAATATAAGGTAATCTTTTTCTAATCGTAGTAACAAGCAAAGAACAAGATAGTCATAACTTACAGGTTGTAGAAATCTCTTAGCTgcagaccttttgttttccggAGTTTTCAAGGTGTATCTCTATCTATTTATACGGATTCAGCTTCTTAACCCTAATTCACATAGGATTAAGGCCCAACTGCTTTAATCCCAACTCGTTTAGGATTAGAATCCAACTTCTTTAGATATAATCCATCTACGTGGACATCAGATAGGATTTTTGTAATCTACACTCACAGCTTATATGAGCTCATATGATATATGAGCTCATAACCAGTTGTGTTGATTTATGCAACATTGATATTACTAGATTTGGAccaatcaataaaattattactataCATAAATATTCAAGAACAAATGGTATTAAATGTTGTAATCAGTGCATGCACCATCTTACCtcttcaaatttcaaaacaacttaaagaaaagaaacaaaaaaaaacccttcaaTTTTACTTTAGTATCTTAGAAGTGGTTTCACAAATTTAGGAAAATATCAAATCTGTCTTACAGGAAATGAAAAGGAGTNaaaaaaaaaaaaaaaaaaaaaaaaaaaaaaaaaaaaaaatctcacaaaggaagaaacttttGGAGAATCAAACTTGGTGGAGGTTTAGGAAAAAACTATGTGTATCCgtttaaaacttttttcttttctttttttcttgggtttgtGATAGTTTCCATATCCATATATGCATATCAAAGTAACGATTTTGAAAcacatttattaaatattacatCAAAGGAAACATAAGAACGGAACACAAAAGCTGGTTTTATTAGGATGCATCAAAGtaacaaaagcaaaacccacttataatatatttaactttaTCATAGTCTCAAGCCCGAACCCTTTAATTTCTCCTCAATGATCATGTCGATTTTGTTCTCCATCTCGGAAGTTAGATAATTCTTCCAGTCACCAACTTCACCTTTGCGGAAATAGCTATCGTAATCCACGTTCATCCATGTCTTTCCGGTTTTGTTAACCTCCAAACCGCTCAGATTACGAAGAGAGCATAGTTCCACGATTTTGTTAATCAatccactctcttcttcttccttagtgAAAGGATAACCCAAGAACTCTGCCAGCCTCTTGACCTGGACATAAGGCTCTGATTTCAGTGCCTCAAACCTCATGAAAAGGACTTGCTTGGGGTTTTCCAAGCTGCCACTCCAATAGCTATGTGCATGGTCCCAAAACGGGCCATAGAAGCTAACTCCGCTACAGAACGACTCGAACATTGACTCAAGAATGCTTCCAGCCGCTTCTTTGTTCTGATACTTGCACCTGAAATACCAACGCGATATCAACGCGTCTTTTATGTTCCGGCACAAGTACACAACCTTGCATGGAGAATCCTTGTCCTTGAGGCCCTCTTTCATGGTGTGCAAAGGCATGTGAGTCGAGAATAGCCTAGGAGTAGATGTAGAGAACTTGGTTAGGTCTGGTGTTGCGGTTTGGAGATACATATCGATCTCGAAGAACGGTACTATGCCATGAGGATTATCGGATAGCAAAGGATGGGTTAGAGGATCATTGGAATGATGTTTAGCTCTCTCCAAGATTGCGATTGAGAGTGCCTTGAGCCAAGTGGTGCCGGATTTGGGGAAAGAAGCGAGGACTATGTCGGTGTCTTGCGGCTGGAAGTTTGTCTGGAAATTGATGACTGCTTGAAGAGTGTTGTAGTAATACCAACATCCTTGGTACTTGCAGAGCTTCCCTTGAGAATCTTCGTCTGTAGGAAGTGAAGATATCAGATTCTTGGTTTCTTCACTTACGTTGTCGTCTCTCAAATTCATAGGAAGTTTCGCCATTTCCTATGTTAATTTGTGATACAAATAAATGTGTTTTgttacaaaatgaaaatatcaCTGCTTAACTCCGGATGGATGTGGGACAAGTTTATGGGTGGATGAATATTTAAGTTTAAGGTAGGAAAGTTTTGTCATCAAATTAATgcacataaaacaaacaaaaagtagtTTCATGGTAGGTGACAATATTATAAGCTATAATTTTGGGTTCTTGTTGAATGCAACTAATAATCATGTCAATTAGTAGTGGTTGAGAGAATATATTGAGATTAAATTTTGTGTAAATGTTGTTGTCTCTCAAGTTCGTAGGATGCTCATCTTGAATTTGAACCAAAACCTTTGTTGACTTGTGTTAAAAACATGTGTTTTGTTTGGAAATGCAAAGTTTTAAAGTAGGAACCGACACTATAAGCTCGtatgaaagaaaaaggaaaaaaaaacaattaaataagaTATGTTTTTAAATTCTTATAGAATGAGACagctaatataaaatatattggGGGCTGCAAATGATACGTGTATTTTAATTGGACGTCTTTGGTTTGCATTACCTAACCATTTCGCCCCAAAATGTAAAAGCTTTAAAATTGAGCCTGTTTACCTAACGTATACTGTATTATACACATAATGTGTCCAAATTAAGTAGCGATCTTCTACTACGAAAGATGAAATGTTATTTACAACTTGTTGAGTAGATCGAAGAAACTCAAATATTTTTCAGTTCTTCGTGATAATTGcaattctttgaattttgtacATAACATATCGCCCTTGTCCTTCTCGAAGGGacgttttcatttatttttattttaattaggtCACCGATCGAAAGGATCCGAATTACAACTTGGTTTAGAATTTAACCTAATCGACGACATAAGACATCAAACAAGTAGCAAGctaaaagttattatttatcATACATTCATACATCACAAAGCATCAACAATTCATCATAATTTAAACATCACAACAGtgaattacaatatattaaagaaaGTACAAATCAAACACAATCACTTAGAACTTCAATCCAGTGCCTTCTAGTTTTTCTTGGACGATCTTGTCAATCTTGTCCTCCATTTCTGGAGTTAGATAATTTTTTGAGTCCCCGACTTCCCCTTTCCGAAAAAAGAACTTGTAATCCACGCCGTTTGATGTTTTCCCGGTTTTGTTGATCTCCAAACTGCTCAGACTACGTAGACAGCACAATTCCAAGATCTCTTCTACTATTCCACTATGTTCTTCTTCCTGACTTATTGGACAACTCAAAAACTCCGCAAGCCTCTTGAGCTGAGTATAAGGGTCTTCTTTCATTTCCTCGTACCTCATGAAAAGGATATGATCGGGATCTTCAAAGCTGCCTGTCCAATAGCTCGAGACTTGGTCCCAGAATGGACCGTAAAAGCTAACTCCACTGCAGAACGACTCAAACATAGCCTCAAGAACGTGTCTCTCTACTTCTTTTTTCAGGTAGCTGCACCTGAAATACCAACGAGACACTAACGCGTCCTTCACATTCCTGCACAGGTACACGATCTTGCAAGGAGAGTCTTTAAGTATTTCTTGCAACGTAAGCAACGGCATGTGAGTAGAGAAAAGCCTCGGTGCTGATGAAAACTTGGTCACCAAGTCTGGTGTTTGGCTACTAAGATAGAGATTAGCCTCGAGAGACTGAACTAGCGCATGGGGATTTTGGGATAGCAAAGGATGATCATCATAAGAACGGTGTTTGGATCGCTCGAGGAGGGAAACTGTGAGTGCCTTGAGCCAAGTCGCGCCTGATTTGGGGAAAGAAGCAATGAAAATATCGGAGTCTTGAGGCTTGAAATGTCTCTGGAAATGTAGGACACCTTGGAGAGTAGCAGAGTAGTACCAACATCCTTGGTAGTTGAAGAGCTTGTTTCCTTGCGTATCTATGTCGGAACGAAGTGAAGAGATGAGAGTCTTTGTTTCTTCGCTTAGGTTGTCGTTTCTCAAATTCTTTGGAATCTCCTTTTGATCCATAATTTGGGGTAATTGTGACTACAAGTTATGGTCTTCCTGAATTACAGACCgatctatttatatttagtaggtgaatataaatataaaaaagaaaaagaaaaaaagagtatcCGCCaatagtataaatttttaatatatatatatatcgtttggactttttttgttggttgttttaACGTCGatggtatttatatatatctttatcatttttctttccTGTATAATGCAACATTGTTGACTTACGCTATAAAACATGATCAGGTccaattagtttttagtataaCTAGtacatattgtaatttttacatAAAACAACTAGTAATCATGTAAACTATGAAATATGTAGAATTCACTATTTGATTTCATCTCAGTATCAATTGAAAATGAGTGTTATTGTACGTCTTACATATATtagtgggggttattggtttgagagttaaatagagttttaatgactttgaaagttttgtaaaatatgttgttattcaatcaacactttttaaaactcttttaaaatttggtgttattagttgtagatttgtaaaaagttatctaaggGGGAgatattggtttaggatttagaaagaattttaatgactttaaaagttaggtaaaatatgttgttattcaattaagacttttaaaaactctttaaaaatttggtgttattggttgtggatttgtaaaaaattatctaaaatcttgataaatctagtgttattggattaagagttttataaagtcattaaaagttttatgttattcaagtaaaacaaaagaatcttgaattgttaatgaattcaaattttatgttattggtttaggattttatatcatttccttcataacaaaagtcatgaaaactctttcatcaaatagaaagattttacaagattagaaaaaacaaatcatcaagattttaaaaaatttcctaaacaatctcttataatccttcatttttaactttcaattttctatgattctaacaatcagcaagaacataaagtcattaaaattctttctaaatcctaaaccaatacctccccctaaaatcttcataaatctagtgttattggattaagagttttataaagtcattaaaaattttatgttattcaaataaaacaaaagaatattacATTATTCAGGAATTCAactattatgttattggtttaggattctatattattttcttcataaaaaaaagtcatctAAACACTtcatcaaatagagagattgtgagaatcataatgactttttgggagatggagaagaagaggcaCCATTTAATTTTAACGTAATCATAATCACTTTTTGGGAGGTGAATCATAATCGCACTCTCATCAATTTATATagatcagagaagaagagagcctCCGTTTATGGCTACCACCACCGTCGTGTGCAGCGATGTTGAAGGTTGCAGAATAGAAGAGAGCCTCCGTTTATGGCTACCACCACCGCCGTGTGCGGCGATGTTGAAGGTTGTGATGTTGAGAGAAGAACCCTGGATCTGTTACCGGCGGCTCTCTTGGAGactatcatgattcatgaagaAACTCGATGTTGGGTCTCTATGCTCGATGGCTTTTACTTGCAAAACACTTCAGAGCTGTGTCACTAGTGTCCTCACCTTCACTCCCAATTTCCACGTCTTCGTAAAGTCTCTCACATGAATAAAGTTTTGTTTAGACTGAACttgtatataaagttttgttttaagttttgtttttgtttaatctctGTTGTTGTGGTTTTTGGGTTTCAGAATGTTTCATTGTCAATTGAAACCGTTACCATTAGGAAAAATCTTCAGAATGTTTTGTATttcatcataaaaaaatattgcacaatattttttgagaaagattttacaagattttaggaTAGATTTTACAacattaggaaaaacaaatcagcaagattttaaaaaaccttcTAAACAATCACTTAAAATCCTCAATTTTAtactttccatgattttatttatagtaattaaaattctcttaaaatccCAAACCAATACCACCCGCAGATTATTAGGTAAGGTACCAAGAACATGTGCACTGAAAGGTTTAAAGAAAACACATATCACACCACTCAGAATTCCAAACCAGAGCCTTTATATTTCTCCTCGATGATCATATCGATTTTGTTTTCCATCTCAGGAGTTAGATGATTCTTGGAGTCACCAACCTCTCCTTTGCGGAAAAAGTTAGTGTAATGCacattgttttctgttttaccTGTCTTGTTGATCTCCAAACCGCTCAGATTACTCAGAGAGCAAAGTTCCAAGATTTTGTCTATAGATCCACtatgttcttcttcctcagtgAAAGGACAACCCAAAAACTCTGCAAGTCTCTTAATCTGAGCAAATGGCTGGGCTTTCATCTCCTCGTACCTCATGAAAAGAACATGTTTGGAGTCTTCCAAGCTGCATCTCCAATACCCCGATACGTGTTCCCAAAAGGGTCCATAGAAACCAACACCCCTGCATGACGACTCAAACAAAGACTCAAGAATGTTTTTGTCTACTTCTTTATGACTATAAGCGCACCTGAAATACCATTGTGATACCAAAACGTCTTTTACGTTCCTGCACACGTACACGATCTTGCAAGGAGAGTCCTTGATGGGTACGTGAAGTGTATGCAAGGGCATGTGAGTCGACAACAGCCTTGGAGATGATGAGAGTTTTGTTAAGTCTGGTTTTGAGCTTTTAAGATACAGAACGGCCTCCAAGAACGGTACTAAGCCATGAGGATTATTAGAGAGCAGAGGATGAGGATCATCCGAAGAACGGTTCTTCGATCTTTCTAGGAGGGCGAACGTGAGTGCCTTGAGCCAACTCGTGCCTGATTTAGGAAGAGAAGCGATGATTATATCGGTGTCTTGAGGCTTGAAACCTTTTTGGAAATTAAGGACTCCTTGGAGCGTGTTGGCGTAGTACCAACATCCTTGGTAGTTGTAGAGCTTCCCTAGACGATCTTTTTCCCAAGGAAGTGAAGAGACTAAAGTCTTGGTTTCTTCGCTTAAGTTGTCTTCTCTCAAGGTCGGCGGAAGCTCcttatccattttttttctttggagtTGTGTTTTAATGAATCTGTTCTGCTCCAAACGCAAATGTCACTACTTATATGGATGCCTTGGTGGGTAGATCACTGCTTGGTTTTAATATAGTTAGTGTTATAGTACTTTTGTGAATAAtaggaagtaaaaaaaaaagtaaaaaggatTTTAAGCAAGTAGAAATGAGAATTTCCTACTTTCACTCCATCCATGAAAATGTGGTATTTATTTTAGATGAAAATGTACGAACCTTTATTAGTTCTTAATTATCTTTGAACTACGTTTTTCTACCGACAATATCTTCATGATTTCGTCCCAAATAAACTCGTTTGAAACTTTATGTTTGTATATATcgattaaatattaaaacttagtGCTGCTTATTACTATTAGCCTATTAGGTACTTCATCAATCATTTCCTTTGTCATTTTAAAgatcttgcattttcttttacatcattaaaaatatattcgtAAATGGTTTCAGAGGTGGAAAATAACGCTAACCATAATTCTAACTGGTTTCGCGATATCCAAATGAAAGATtgtaatattgtaatttgtatgTAATTAACATAATGATTTGTGTTAGTGTCATCAATAcatcatcaaaacaaacaaaaactaccCAATTGATTGAACAAAGTAGGAGCCCTTACCCTTCTTGGGAAAAAATCAATACctcattatatatatggttcaaGCTGTTCAAACTCCTCATATTCCCAACTGATCCCGATTGTCTTTGAGCTTTTCAACTACCTCTCATCCACTCGTTTGCCTGTCTTATAAGTAACTCCTCAGTTTCGAAAACTCTTTGATGCCTCTCTGTAAAAATctcattaatatataacatacaattaGGAACAAAGACACACTACCCTTTCTATCGGAATATCAACCATGGTATATGTTGAGTGGGCATACTCTCAAGCCCATAAatgttaaaacaacaaaaaaacgatTCGGTCACGTAAAGAACATCCTCTCGAGACCATCTAGAGCCCATCAAAACGACCTTTATCAATCATATTTTTTGTATTCAAGTAatctatatatgatattattttgtctttctaactatgaagttttttttttttttgttgaaattaacTATTAAGTTTATAggagtttaattttatttgtacaTTAGCATGATAAATGATAAAAGCATCAAAACAAGACTTCttgaagaatctttttttttggaagattcGAGTTTATAATTATGATTAGACCATTCATTAAAATTTCATGTATTGCGGTTGAATGGtcaatttgttatatatacGGTAATATTTTAATGAGTTTTAACATAATTCAGTTAATACATGACGTACTGTACAAcgaaacttaaaaatattgcaATCTTTTGTGTATGAATGTATTTCTGTAATTACTTATATTTCATTTGTGGATAAGAATCCACCAACATACAAGTTCCATCTTGTTCCTTCTTTTGTAAACACTGGAGAGATg from Camelina sativa cultivar DH55 chromosome 3, Cs, whole genome shotgun sequence includes:
- the LOC104772608 gene encoding cytosolic sulfotransferase 1-like; translated protein: MDKELPPTLREDNLSEETKTLVSSLPWEKDRLGKLYNYQGCWYYANTLQGVLNFQKGFKPQDTDIIIASLPKSGTSWLKALTFALLERSKNRSSDDPHPLLSNNPHGLVPFLEAVLYLKSSKPDLTKLSSSPRLLSTHMPLHTLHVPIKDSPCKIVYVCRNVKDVLVSQWYFRCAYSHKEVDKNILESLFESSCRGVGFYGPFWEHVSGYWRCSLEDSKHVLFMRYEEMKAQPFAQIKRLAEFLGCPFTEEEEHSGSIDKILELCSLSNLSGLEINKTGKTENNVHYTNFFRKGEVGDSKNHLTPEMENKIDMIIEEKYKGSGLEF
- the LOC104772603 gene encoding cytosolic sulfotransferase 6-like, producing MDQKEIPKNLRNDNLSEETKTLISSLRSDIDTQGNKLFNYQGCWYYSATLQGVLHFQRHFKPQDSDIFIASFPKSGATWLKALTVSLLERSKHRSYDDHPLLSQNPHALVQSLEANLYLSSQTPDLVTKFSSAPRLFSTHMPLLTLQEILKDSPCKIVYLCRNVKDALVSRWYFRCSYLKKEVERHVLEAMFESFCSGVSFYGPFWDQVSSYWTGSFEDPDHILFMRYEEMKEDPYTQLKRLAEFLSCPISQEEEHSGIVEEILELCCLRSLSSLEINKTGKTSNGVDYKFFFRKGEVGDSKNYLTPEMEDKIDKIVQEKLEGTGLKF
- the LOC104772597 gene encoding cytosolic sulfotransferase 1-like, translated to MAKLPMNLRDDNVSEETKNLISSLPTDEDSQGKLCKYQGCWYYYNTLQAVINFQTNFQPQDTDIVLASFPKSGTTWLKALSIAILERAKHHSNDPLTHPLLSDNPHGIVPFFEIDMYLQTATPDLTKFSTSTPRLFSTHMPLHTMKEGLKDKDSPCKVVYLCRNIKDALISRWYFRCKYQNKEAAGSILESMFESFCSGVSFYGPFWDHAHSYWSGSLENPKQVLFMRFEALKSEPYVQVKRLAEFLGYPFTKEEEESGLINKIVELCSLRNLSGLEVNKTGKTWMNVDYDSYFRKGEVGDWKNYLTSEMENKIDMIIEEKLKGSGLRL